From a single Intestinibaculum porci genomic region:
- a CDS encoding alanine/glycine:cation symporter family protein, translating to MWSTINNFLVSIDNFVWGIPLMALILVGGILLTVRMGGMQFKRLPLAFKYMFEKEEDGEGEVTSFAALCTALSATIGTGNIVGVATAVMAGGPGAIFWLIVAACFGMATKYAEGFLAVKYRKVDKDGHSLGGPFYYIERGMGEKWKPLAKMFAFFGVCVGLFGIGTFSQVNGISSAVQNFFDPKNAHAITIPFVGTYSIAIVITSIVLTICVAGVLLGGLKRIAQVSEVIVPFMAATYIICVVLLIVTNISKVPEAVSIIVQGAFNPSAITGGAIGSMIIVMQKGIARGIFSNEAGLGSAPIAAAAAKTKEPVRQGLVSMTGTFIDTIVICTMTGISIVLTGAWKVKGLEGVQVTTYAFAHGLPFPSRVASFLLMLCLVFFAFTTILGWDYYSERCLEYLVGNKKIALKIFRYAYILCVFAGPYMTVEAVWTIADIFNGLMAIPNMIAIYALNGEVVAETKAYFAKMVRARKLSPAEE from the coding sequence ATGTGGAGTACAATTAACAATTTTTTAGTATCTATTGATAACTTCGTGTGGGGAATCCCCCTGATGGCCCTGATTCTGGTAGGCGGTATTTTACTGACTGTCAGAATGGGAGGAATGCAGTTTAAAAGACTGCCTTTAGCTTTTAAGTACATGTTTGAAAAAGAAGAAGACGGTGAAGGCGAAGTCACCAGCTTTGCAGCATTATGTACCGCTTTATCAGCGACCATTGGGACTGGCAATATTGTCGGCGTAGCCACAGCTGTCATGGCTGGCGGTCCCGGTGCGATCTTCTGGCTGATTGTCGCAGCCTGCTTTGGTATGGCAACGAAATATGCCGAAGGGTTCTTAGCCGTTAAATATCGTAAAGTGGACAAAGATGGCCATAGCTTAGGGGGCCCTTTCTATTATATTGAACGCGGAATGGGAGAAAAGTGGAAACCGCTCGCTAAGATGTTTGCTTTCTTTGGCGTGTGTGTTGGTTTATTTGGCATTGGGACATTCTCTCAGGTGAATGGGATCTCTAGTGCTGTGCAAAACTTCTTTGATCCTAAAAACGCCCATGCCATTACCATTCCTTTTGTGGGCACTTATTCTATTGCCATTGTGATCACTTCCATTGTTTTAACGATCTGCGTGGCCGGCGTCTTATTAGGCGGTCTTAAACGCATCGCGCAGGTTTCTGAAGTCATTGTCCCATTTATGGCAGCGACTTATATCATCTGTGTCGTCTTATTAATCGTAACGAATATTTCTAAAGTGCCAGAAGCTGTATCCATTATTGTTCAGGGGGCTTTCAATCCTAGCGCAATAACTGGCGGGGCGATTGGTTCGATGATTATCGTCATGCAAAAAGGGATCGCTCGCGGGATCTTCTCTAATGAAGCGGGTTTAGGCTCGGCTCCGATTGCGGCGGCTGCGGCTAAAACAAAAGAACCGGTTCGTCAGGGTTTAGTATCGATGACGGGTACCTTTATTGATACGATTGTTATTTGTACCATGACGGGTATTTCAATTGTTTTAACGGGAGCCTGGAAAGTTAAAGGCTTAGAAGGGGTTCAGGTGACTACTTATGCTTTTGCCCATGGTTTACCATTTCCATCAAGAGTGGCAAGCTTCCTGTTAATGTTATGTTTAGTATTCTTTGCCTTTACGACGATCTTAGGCTGGGATTACTACTCTGAAAGATGTTTAGAATATTTAGTGGGGAATAAGAAGATCGCGTTAAAGATCTTCCGTTATGCCTATATCTTATGTGTTTTCGCCGGTCCTTATATGACGGTGGAAGCGGTTTGGACGATTGCGGATATCTTTAATGGCTTGATGGCGATTCCTAATATGATTGCCATTTATGCCTTAAATGGAGAGGTTGTAGCTGAGACCAAAGCTTACTTTGCGAAAATGGTGCGTGCCCGTAAATTATCCCCGGCAGAAGAATAA
- a CDS encoding ABC transporter substrate-binding protein: MKFKNLLTCVAVASMMVGCSNSGTKSSANGTVKAPKFGFIGPLTGDASQYGTAVKNALKLAIKEYNKAHGTKITAVYYDDKADATEAVNAYNKLVDEDKVTAILSPVTTASCLAVASAAKTKGTPILTPSGTGDKITMDGDKAYSNVFRICTNDSYAGTYLAKLCKTKFHYKKVAILYNKELDYSTGLNNAFIKEAKNQNVKVKYNGAYNANTKDFSTFISKIKASGADSVYLPDYYETVVTITKQLRDAGINLPLFGGDGWDGVLGVKGVNAKNFENTYYVSGFDKDATTGPAKKFVDAYTKEYGSTPNMFAAMEYDALNVMMEAINNAKSTDSTKICNALAKIKVTSAACGAFTYNKYHNPIKDMAIVTVKKGKYVTVK, encoded by the coding sequence ATGAAATTCAAAAATCTTCTTACTTGCGTAGCAGTAGCCTCAATGATGGTTGGCTGCAGTAACTCTGGAACTAAGAGCAGTGCCAACGGTACTGTCAAAGCACCTAAGTTTGGCTTTATTGGTCCATTAACTGGTGATGCTTCTCAGTATGGTACTGCCGTAAAGAATGCCTTAAAATTAGCAATCAAAGAATATAACAAGGCTCATGGTACTAAAATTACTGCTGTTTACTATGATGACAAAGCTGATGCCACTGAAGCCGTCAATGCTTATAACAAGCTCGTTGATGAAGATAAAGTAACGGCGATTCTTTCACCAGTTACAACTGCTTCATGTTTAGCTGTCGCTTCCGCTGCAAAAACTAAGGGTACACCAATCTTAACACCTTCAGGAACTGGTGATAAGATCACTATGGATGGAGATAAAGCTTATTCTAACGTCTTCAGAATCTGTACAAATGACTCATATGCTGGTACTTATTTAGCAAAATTATGTAAGACTAAATTCCATTACAAGAAAGTAGCCATCCTTTATAATAAGGAACTTGACTACTCTACTGGTTTAAATAATGCCTTCATTAAAGAAGCAAAGAATCAGAATGTCAAAGTGAAGTACAATGGTGCTTATAATGCCAATACAAAAGACTTCTCTACATTCATCTCAAAGATCAAAGCTTCTGGTGCTGATTCTGTATACTTACCAGACTACTATGAAACTGTTGTGACGATCACAAAACAGTTAAGAGATGCTGGTATCAACTTACCATTATTCGGTGGTGACGGCTGGGATGGTGTCCTTGGCGTTAAAGGTGTGAATGCGAAGAACTTCGAAAACACTTACTATGTATCAGGTTTCGATAAAGATGCGACAACTGGTCCAGCAAAGAAATTCGTTGATGCATACACGAAAGAATATGGTTCTACACCTAACATGTTCGCAGCTATGGAATATGATGCATTAAACGTTATGATGGAAGCTATCAATAATGCTAAATCTACTGATTCTACAAAGATCTGCAATGCTCTTGCAAAAATCAAAGTCACAAGCGCAGCCTGCGGTGCCTTCACTTACAACAAATATCATAACCCAATCAAGGATATGGCAATCGTTACTGTTAAGAAAGGTAAATACGTTACAGTTAAATAA
- a CDS encoding branched-chain amino acid ABC transporter permease, with translation MDFLNQIINGLSTGSMYALVAIGYTMVYGIGKMINFAHGEIIMVSAYIALICISTFHLPAVVAVLISIVLTALLGVVTEKVAYKPLRGKGSLEVLITAIGVSYLLQNIFLLAFTSSGRTFPQIMPSGDIKFGGLSISYITIITLIISAICTALLLVFINKTKLGKAMLAVSEDNGAASLMGINVSSTISLAFAIGSGLGAVAGTIYGCKFSLINPYIGQMLGIKAFIAAVLGGIGSIPGAMIGGLMIGVAESLTIAYISSDFSDAVVFGILILILIIKPAGLFGSNVREKV, from the coding sequence ATGGACTTTTTAAACCAGATCATTAATGGTCTTTCAACTGGTTCCATGTATGCCTTAGTAGCCATTGGTTACACGATGGTTTACGGGATCGGTAAAATGATCAACTTCGCCCATGGTGAAATCATCATGGTCTCGGCTTATATTGCCCTGATCTGTATCTCGACATTCCATTTGCCAGCAGTGGTCGCAGTGTTAATCTCGATCGTTTTAACGGCATTACTGGGGGTTGTGACAGAAAAGGTTGCCTATAAGCCACTTCGTGGTAAAGGCTCATTGGAAGTATTAATTACCGCCATCGGTGTCTCTTACTTACTGCAGAACATTTTCTTATTAGCATTCACGTCTAGCGGACGTACATTCCCACAGATTATGCCATCTGGTGATATTAAATTTGGTGGCTTATCAATCTCTTACATTACTATTATTACATTAATTATATCAGCTATTTGTACAGCTTTATTACTGGTATTCATTAATAAAACCAAATTAGGAAAAGCCATGTTAGCTGTTTCGGAAGATAATGGCGCTGCCTCTTTAATGGGGATCAACGTGTCTTCGACAATCTCTTTAGCCTTCGCGATCGGTTCTGGTTTAGGGGCTGTCGCAGGGACCATCTATGGCTGTAAATTTTCATTAATCAACCCATACATCGGTCAGATGTTAGGGATCAAAGCCTTCATCGCAGCCGTTTTAGGCGGAATCGGTTCGATTCCTGGGGCGATGATCGGGGGCTTAATGATCGGGGTTGCCGAATCCTTAACCATTGCCTACATCTCATCAGATTTCTCTGATGCCGTTGTCTTTGGAATCTTAATTTTAATCTTAATCATTAAACCAGCTGGTTTATTTGGTTCAAATGTCCGAGAGAAGGTGTAA